One Paenibacillus sp. FSL H7-0737 DNA segment encodes these proteins:
- a CDS encoding S-layer homology domain-containing protein: MSLKFEKVKKRTSLALAVLLFLSMIPQGLLLPKVAGAASAHVVISQVFGGGGNNGAPYSYDFIELYNPTDDDVDLNNYAVQYASKAGAFTAVTSGTVSMTPLTGKVIKSHGFLLIQGAKGANAPADLPVQADVIGNINLSGTEGKVALTSIQAAISGISDPSVVDFLGFGGANESEGTKLSALSNSTSAQRRSEDGSNTGPGKGAGLDTDNNSTDFVVGPVLAPRNSATPAIVITKSSQPLGQNIQFTNEGTLGMVTGNIASVTADTYVSLYLNDPSTGSVAVTNAVYADASGAFNNLTFDNTGGSTQVYLTAKDLDKSASSPVVIRLAVPSAALNPDKLNYYLDSQGGGRIVGAAGAAVPNSTIYSYNSSTTGSRNSNTTDGKDYVVAGADGSFTFTFTGGMDDVYVSQLTVTSNGRNLEGPRTVVTKEDTSVITPISTIHTNDSNGKSDKINQVFTIQGVVIGNNELTASNTFYMQDATGGIAVFGTLPTGVTVTQGDLVTVTGAIQFYNGLTEITPTKVVKNGKAALPIPTESTLLDLINYTKAEPLEGTLVQFTGKITNIPAMAGNGYNITVAETVTNKTITVRVTTASGIDVPTKLEKDLTYTFTGIFSQYVSGTTFKSGYQVFPRSIEDVKEVKELALTHQAITQAYANADIQFAAKAKNADSVIIHYRTIGGVYASLPMSTTDGSSYTAHLNSSFVASGNSFEYYIEAKMGEVTKQSGTPDAPFKVSVVEDTFAPEFFEETPMSGTRIEDRQPVISVKYDEPSGLDASTLVVKLDGNTVPATINGDIIMITNSSELAISDHTVVVNVSDNKHNAGTYKWTFTITPIFTGGNHYRGTTHNHTNISHDAAGTPEDALKAAEAHNYDFFAFSDHSHDIDAAMVGSDTVDHKGQPERTGGEDWKLTKDLAKQYTKNDSFVVFPAFEMTSTTWGHSNVFGTDNFIDRKQNSGQYQDLSKYYAWVLTYDDIVAQFNHPDMSANAFNNFAPYDKNVDKLFTMFEVGNGSGHYGYANAESKYFKALDLGWHVAPTYGEDNHDGTWGQTNARTVIVSDDLSQESLLQSMRNMRVYMSEDPNFTLDVLANGSYMGATVKGNTLNFSIAGKDDVVEEKSKPEYSYLSSSYKSDDRVAKVELITNGNKIIQTAKPMTKDFTWSPSVEVTGGQQWFVVKVTQMDGEQIYSAPIWSQDVTTDIKISGINIVGNSLVSGSPTTLEAGLTNLGSQDLSNLKVHFYYDVVDSAHLINEVVVPSVLSKGTATAQVLWSNPVQGNHKLIAVVDAPPGDSPDDNQFELEVAIKASLGIKVLIDASHKNENTSTDGSTYKDNLKSFTTQLRQEGYTVVENTGAITDTTLTDVSVLMFTHPSAAVTDAESTAIKDFVARGGSLFLTEKSNNGSSRPTISNDLLAKIGSTIQVSNDGIFDTSPEGNFWSQPVGTNTYTVRLHPGLVKNYITDRALTVEYYSGASLEKVGHQALADTDKVTILVSGNETTYQDKIAAGGYVYDIIDDGIGGSAIPAIASEEVGKGRIIVSGMNFVNDKQLDESYNPKGNNELGLNSINWLAHRETKIDTIASLKTQPEGTAGVVEGTVVTGSDIFFDAFYVQDASGGIMAFKEVPEKSLVEGDTVRIYGKTKLFENNYELEFDSFAMDVIKTGHTDPVQPLILTTAQANLDSNQGLLVKVTGKVRSQFDENSYVIDDGSGPILVFADGYIVKQSGPVPVLAIGDTFVAVGVTGKNTEGTRIRVRDTKELAKGTDEPTPTATTATPTPAATATATPTVTPTSTVTPTPTATATSTATATPVVTPSPSADPTSLVSVSTPKPTSTPVPADHSALLDNSKISVTTEVGKDGVTYDKVSVDANSLTKALQAHAQAVLGVQVSTNPIKIELPLQAFAPTDGSRKGSSLLIQNNGYFYNLPSSVIPSAELISSLGVDMKDITITIVISKVDDQLASLINQAANRKNASSISQALKFEITAEGNGKMIKINNFGTYYVSRAINLNTVLDPRVSTGVRYDEATGELVFVPTFFTVKGNETVAEMKRNGNSTYTVIHSDVTFNDIKGHWAQSDIELLASKLIVKGETSTRFAPEQQITRAEFAALLVRSLGLDAQGTTVKFKDVKASDWFYGAVAAATDAKIVNGLEDNSFHPLAPISREEMAVMTLRALTYAGYTSSAANPSNVLASYKDKGSIGSWAEASVSELIANQVMNGMTETTFAPKALATRAQAVKILKQSLQSIKFIN, translated from the coding sequence ATGAGTTTGAAGTTTGAGAAAGTGAAAAAACGGACAAGTTTAGCATTAGCTGTATTGCTGTTCTTGTCTATGATTCCGCAAGGATTGCTATTGCCTAAGGTTGCAGGAGCTGCTTCTGCGCATGTAGTAATCAGCCAAGTATTTGGTGGGGGAGGGAATAACGGGGCTCCATATTCCTATGATTTTATAGAGCTGTATAACCCAACTGACGATGATGTGGATCTGAATAATTATGCTGTTCAGTATGCTTCCAAGGCGGGGGCATTTACGGCTGTTACATCAGGGACCGTAAGTATGACACCACTCACGGGTAAAGTTATTAAATCACATGGATTTTTATTAATTCAGGGTGCAAAGGGAGCTAATGCTCCGGCAGACCTTCCTGTTCAAGCTGATGTGATTGGAAATATTAATTTATCAGGAACTGAAGGAAAGGTTGCACTTACAAGCATACAGGCTGCCATTTCAGGGATTTCAGATCCTAGTGTGGTTGACTTTCTAGGCTTCGGTGGTGCCAACGAGTCAGAAGGAACTAAATTATCGGCTCTAAGCAATTCTACCAGTGCACAACGGAGATCAGAGGATGGAAGTAACACTGGACCAGGTAAAGGTGCTGGATTAGATACAGATAACAACAGTACGGATTTCGTTGTGGGGCCTGTCCTTGCTCCAAGAAACTCTGCTACACCAGCTATTGTGATTACCAAAAGCTCACAACCGCTTGGGCAGAACATTCAATTCACTAATGAAGGTACATTGGGTATGGTCACAGGAAATATTGCGTCTGTTACAGCAGACACTTACGTATCCTTGTATCTTAATGATCCAAGTACAGGTTCAGTTGCGGTCACGAATGCTGTTTATGCAGATGCGTCAGGGGCATTTAACAATTTAACCTTTGATAATACTGGCGGCAGTACACAAGTTTACCTAACGGCTAAAGATCTAGATAAAAGTGCAAGTAGTCCTGTAGTTATTCGTTTGGCTGTGCCGAGTGCAGCTCTTAATCCGGACAAGCTTAACTATTATCTTGATTCCCAAGGTGGAGGTAGAATTGTAGGGGCTGCAGGTGCTGCTGTTCCTAATTCAACAATCTACAGCTACAATAGCTCCACAACTGGAAGCCGTAACTCCAATACAACAGATGGAAAAGACTATGTTGTTGCTGGAGCAGATGGATCGTTCACCTTTACTTTCACAGGTGGTATGGATGATGTTTATGTATCACAGTTGACCGTAACCTCTAATGGTAGAAATTTGGAGGGTCCTCGAACTGTAGTTACTAAAGAAGACACATCGGTTATTACACCGATCAGCACGATACACACAAATGATAGCAACGGTAAATCGGATAAAATTAATCAAGTGTTTACGATTCAAGGTGTAGTCATTGGTAATAATGAATTGACAGCAAGCAATACCTTCTATATGCAAGATGCTACAGGAGGAATCGCGGTCTTTGGAACCCTTCCAACGGGTGTTACAGTAACACAAGGTGATTTAGTTACAGTCACAGGTGCGATTCAATTTTATAATGGCTTAACAGAAATAACCCCTACGAAAGTTGTGAAGAATGGAAAAGCCGCGCTTCCTATTCCTACAGAATCTACTTTGTTAGATTTAATCAATTACACAAAGGCAGAACCACTGGAAGGCACATTAGTTCAATTCACAGGTAAAATCACTAACATTCCAGCGATGGCTGGGAATGGTTATAACATTACCGTTGCAGAGACTGTAACGAACAAAACGATTACGGTTCGTGTTACTACAGCTAGTGGAATTGATGTTCCGACGAAGCTGGAGAAGGATTTAACCTACACATTTACCGGGATATTCAGTCAGTATGTGTCAGGTACTACTTTTAAGAGTGGGTATCAGGTATTTCCTAGATCCATCGAAGATGTAAAAGAAGTTAAAGAGCTTGCACTTACACATCAAGCGATTACACAGGCTTATGCTAATGCGGATATTCAATTTGCCGCTAAAGCTAAAAATGCTGATTCTGTAATTATTCACTACAGAACCATTGGTGGGGTATATGCTTCATTACCTATGAGTACTACTGATGGCAGCAGCTATACAGCACATTTGAATTCTAGCTTTGTTGCTTCAGGTAATAGTTTTGAGTATTACATAGAGGCTAAGATGGGTGAAGTCACTAAGCAGTCGGGTACACCGGATGCACCCTTTAAGGTTTCTGTAGTTGAGGATACATTTGCACCTGAGTTTTTCGAAGAGACTCCAATGTCAGGTACGAGGATTGAAGATAGACAGCCAGTAATTTCTGTAAAATATGATGAACCGAGCGGTTTGGATGCATCCACTTTAGTGGTCAAGCTGGATGGAAATACTGTTCCGGCTACCATTAACGGAGATATCATCATGATTACCAATAGCAGCGAACTTGCGATTAGTGATCATACGGTTGTCGTGAATGTTAGTGATAACAAGCATAATGCGGGAACGTATAAATGGACTTTTACAATTACACCTATCTTTACAGGCGGTAACCACTATCGTGGAACCACTCATAATCACACGAATATTTCACATGATGCTGCGGGTACGCCTGAAGATGCATTGAAGGCAGCCGAAGCACATAACTATGATTTTTTCGCTTTTTCAGATCATTCGCATGATATTGATGCCGCGATGGTAGGCTCGGATACCGTAGATCATAAAGGTCAACCGGAACGTACGGGTGGAGAAGACTGGAAATTAACGAAGGATCTAGCGAAGCAATACACTAAAAATGATAGCTTTGTTGTATTCCCAGCGTTTGAAATGACTTCAACTACTTGGGGTCATTCCAACGTATTTGGAACCGACAATTTTATTGATCGTAAACAAAACTCCGGTCAATATCAAGATTTGAGTAAGTATTATGCATGGGTATTGACGTATGACGATATCGTGGCGCAGTTCAATCATCCCGATATGTCAGCGAACGCTTTTAATAATTTCGCACCTTATGACAAAAATGTTGATAAATTGTTCACCATGTTTGAGGTGGGTAATGGATCAGGTCATTATGGCTATGCGAATGCAGAAAGTAAATACTTCAAAGCACTAGATTTGGGATGGCATGTAGCCCCAACTTATGGTGAAGATAACCATGATGGTACATGGGGTCAGACCAATGCGAGAACAGTAATCGTATCCGATGATTTGTCGCAGGAATCTTTGCTGCAGTCGATGCGCAATATGCGCGTGTACATGAGTGAAGATCCAAACTTTACATTAGATGTTCTTGCGAATGGCAGTTACATGGGAGCAACAGTGAAGGGCAATACCCTTAACTTCTCAATAGCAGGGAAAGATGATGTTGTTGAAGAGAAGAGCAAGCCTGAATATAGTTACCTCAGCAGTTCATATAAATCAGACGATCGTGTTGCTAAGGTAGAATTGATCACGAATGGCAACAAAATTATCCAAACAGCAAAACCAATGACTAAAGATTTCACTTGGAGTCCTTCTGTTGAAGTAACAGGCGGTCAACAATGGTTCGTTGTAAAGGTAACACAAATGGACGGAGAGCAAATTTATTCCGCTCCAATCTGGTCACAAGATGTAACTACAGACATTAAGATTAGCGGTATTAATATTGTAGGCAACAGCTTGGTTTCCGGTAGTCCGACTACCTTGGAAGCGGGATTAACTAACCTTGGATCACAGGATCTAAGTAATCTTAAGGTTCACTTTTATTATGATGTTGTTGACTCCGCTCATTTGATTAACGAAGTTGTAGTTCCTTCCGTATTATCTAAGGGTACAGCAACTGCTCAAGTGTTATGGTCCAATCCAGTTCAAGGCAATCATAAATTAATTGCAGTAGTAGATGCGCCGCCTGGCGATTCACCGGATGATAACCAGTTCGAGTTGGAAGTGGCCATTAAGGCTTCCTTGGGAATTAAAGTATTGATCGATGCCTCACATAAAAATGAGAACACATCAACCGATGGAAGTACGTATAAAGACAATCTGAAAAGTTTCACCACACAGCTTCGGCAGGAAGGATACACTGTCGTAGAGAACACTGGAGCTATCACAGATACAACATTGACGGATGTAAGTGTACTAATGTTTACACATCCTTCGGCGGCTGTGACTGATGCTGAAAGCACGGCGATAAAAGATTTTGTAGCGCGCGGAGGTTCATTGTTCTTAACAGAGAAGAGTAATAATGGTAGTTCAAGACCTACCATCAGTAATGATCTACTAGCAAAGATTGGATCTACGATTCAGGTCAGTAATGACGGTATTTTTGATACAAGTCCTGAAGGTAACTTCTGGTCTCAACCTGTAGGAACGAACACATATACGGTTAGATTACATCCAGGATTAGTGAAAAACTATATTACAGACCGGGCATTGACCGTTGAGTATTACAGTGGGGCCAGCTTGGAAAAAGTCGGACATCAAGCACTAGCAGATACGGATAAAGTAACCATCCTTGTATCAGGTAATGAAACGACATACCAAGATAAGATCGCTGCCGGCGGATACGTTTATGATATTATCGATGACGGTATTGGTGGCTCGGCAATTCCTGCAATTGCTTCAGAAGAAGTAGGGAAAGGGCGCATTATTGTCTCCGGTATGAACTTTGTGAATGATAAGCAATTGGATGAATCTTATAATCCTAAAGGCAATAATGAACTTGGATTGAATTCTATCAATTGGCTAGCTCACAGAGAAACGAAGATCGACACTATTGCTAGCCTTAAGACACAACCAGAAGGAACAGCTGGAGTAGTTGAGGGAACAGTCGTTACGGGCTCGGACATCTTCTTCGATGCGTTCTATGTTCAGGATGCTTCCGGTGGGATTATGGCCTTTAAAGAAGTTCCTGAGAAGAGTTTGGTTGAAGGGGATACCGTACGAATTTACGGAAAAACGAAACTATTCGAGAATAACTATGAACTTGAATTTGATTCGTTCGCGATGGACGTAATTAAAACAGGACATACGGATCCGGTACAACCACTTATATTAACTACAGCACAGGCTAATTTGGATAGTAATCAAGGGCTGTTAGTAAAAGTGACGGGGAAGGTTCGTTCACAATTCGATGAGAACTCCTATGTTATTGATGATGGCTCAGGTCCAATTCTGGTCTTTGCCGATGGGTATATCGTGAAACAGAGTGGTCCTGTTCCGGTATTGGCAATCGGTGACACTTTTGTAGCCGTGGGGGTTACCGGCAAGAATACGGAAGGAACTCGTATCCGGGTACGGGATACTAAGGAATTGGCTAAAGGTACAGATGAACCAACACCTACGGCAACGACAGCAACGCCAACGCCGGCAGCAACAGCGACAGCAACGCCAACAGTGACACCAACGTCGACAGTAACACCAACGCCGACAGCAACAGCAACATCAACAGCAACAGCAACGCCGGTGGTAACACCATCTCCATCAGCAGATCCAACATCACTAGTTTCAGTGTCGACACCGAAACCGACGTCAACACCAGTGCCAGCAGATCATTCGGCATTATTGGATAACAGTAAGATATCCGTGACCACTGAAGTGGGTAAGGATGGCGTGACATACGATAAAGTATCTGTCGATGCCAATTCACTTACTAAAGCTCTTCAAGCGCATGCACAAGCAGTTCTAGGAGTTCAGGTTTCCACAAATCCGATTAAAATCGAACTGCCTTTACAGGCATTTGCACCAACGGACGGTTCTAGAAAAGGATCTAGTCTACTGATTCAGAATAACGGCTACTTCTATAATCTTCCTTCTAGTGTGATTCCTTCGGCAGAGTTGATTAGTAGTCTAGGTGTGGATATGAAAGATATTACGATTACGATTGTGATTTCAAAAGTGGATGATCAATTAGCTAGTCTTATCAATCAAGCAGCGAATCGAAAGAATGCCAGCTCGATAAGCCAGGCGTTGAAGTTTGAAATTACCGCAGAGGGTAATGGCAAGATGATAAAGATTAATAACTTTGGTACGTATTATGTATCTAGGGCCATTAATCTGAATACAGTACTTGATCCACGAGTCAGTACGGGAGTCCGTTATGATGAAGCAACTGGTGAGCTTGTATTCGTACCGACATTCTTTACGGTAAAAGGCAATGAAACCGTAGCAGAGATGAAACGAAATGGAAACAGCACCTACACAGTTATCCACTCTGATGTTACGTTTAATGATATTAAAGGTCATTGGGCGCAGAGCGATATCGAGCTTCTTGCATCTAAATTAATTGTTAAGGGTGAAACCTCTACACGTTTTGCACCTGAGCAGCAAATTACAAGAGCGGAGTTCGCAGCTTTACTAGTACGGTCACTTGGGCTGGATGCTCAAGGGACAACGGTGAAGTTCAAGGATGTGAAGGCGAGTGATTGGTTCTATGGCGCTGTTGCCGCGGCAACAGATGCGAAGATTGTAAATGGGCTTGAAGATAACAGCTTCCACCCATTAGCACCGATCAGCCGTGAAGAAATGGCAGTGATGACGCTTCGTGCACTGACCTATGCAGGCTATACTTCATCTGCAGCGAACCCAAGTAATGTTTTAGCTTCTTATAAAGATAAAGGATCTATTGGAAGCTGGGCTGAAGCATCTGTCTCCGAATTAATCGCTAACCAGGTTATGAATGGGATGACAGAGACTACCTTCGCTCCTAAAGCGTTGGCAACTCGTGCACAAGCGGTTAAGATTCTTAAACAATCTCTACAATCCATTAAATTCATAAACTAA
- a CDS encoding GNAT family N-acetyltransferase — MNNHVGYETTKRDLFTIECKDILLREFRVEDLDEFHALTTQPEIIEFLPDWNVPKEQRLDWLINYEIKENQQFLQAVSADGNIGELRLRLGIILKETNEFIGWCCTGMKDELPAPNREIMYAISKDHRGKGYTTQAAKGLIKYLFEHTSTDVLNAIALVHNTPSNKVIQKCDFELINEITIENESYNYYQLSKR, encoded by the coding sequence ATGAATAACCATGTAGGTTATGAAACAACAAAACGCGATTTATTTACAATTGAATGTAAAGATATCCTGTTACGAGAGTTTAGAGTGGAGGATTTAGACGAGTTTCACGCACTTACCACGCAGCCTGAAATCATAGAATTTCTGCCCGACTGGAATGTCCCTAAAGAACAACGGCTAGATTGGTTAATAAACTATGAAATAAAAGAAAACCAACAGTTTCTACAAGCGGTCTCAGCGGATGGAAATATCGGGGAGCTTCGTCTTCGTTTAGGCATTATTTTAAAAGAGACGAATGAGTTTATAGGTTGGTGCTGTACAGGAATGAAGGATGAATTACCCGCTCCGAACAGAGAAATCATGTATGCCATATCCAAGGATCATCGCGGCAAAGGGTATACCACACAAGCTGCCAAGGGGTTAATTAAGTATTTGTTTGAGCACACTTCTACCGATGTATTAAACGCTATTGCTCTGGTACACAATACACCCTCAAATAAAGTTATACAGAAATGTGACTTCGAGTTAATTAATGAAATTACGATTGAAAATGAAAGCTATAATTATTACCAGCTTTCTAAGCGGTAA
- a CDS encoding alpha-L-arabinofuranosidase C-terminal domain-containing protein — MNNDNSNKSINGNLIAHYKFDNPDHVGQDYSGNGNDGTTSGTKLPSIQTVAGRSAVSLAGGEHGTSYISLPDDLLKEVSDQTGLTVSTWMHVSTGGSLWERLFDFGKGETGPYIFLTRNFRGTCFAGEDLVADPGKSFAAGEWVHVAFAVTGTKGGTLSSAGPVMYVNGEIVADGMISQTSSGTYAKLRTWFATFEDQVNYSNNTIGKSQYAADVDFGGSLSDFRVYKAGLTQDEVIAIMCESLTDEEIVKLAKDKYLTFTSSIITKDIELPASLMGGKVDVSWVSSDSAIISNAGVVNKTVHSAKGVTLTAVLKKGDSTVEKSFTVSVLPEGLPPYTLTIDGNHEILDVSEVLYGLFYEDINNAADGGIYAELVQNRSFESFAFDSYSHVCGVHGTSTGRNYTPLHAWSGDTDKMTVHHTGGLNDFFGIEDKDMNAHYVTVADGATINNRGFADSNQHCSMFIKKDAKYNFTIWAKAEAAGTITLQLLDKDGKAISDTTVVELYGDGNWKKYGVESKLVLTGSETVLGQLALTFNGEISIDMVSLMPEDVWGAGEEERSATAHANYKGNSNYRLRKDLVNALVDLHPTFLRFPGGCISEGSHIWENVYDWKESVNDIELRKENYNVWGYMMTMGLGYMEYFQLAEDLNATPLPVMACGVLCQARSDYANPAGGALRDYYVKNFTDLIDFAISMDFDNNEWAALRKKMGHEAAFDLRYLGVGNENWGTEFFANFEYFKTTIDEYMVKNYPDHELTILSTVGAQADDDAYQQGWKFLSGNLQGSEQISFTDGTSSIEETVTWYEKQKNYMDTIADEHYYRSNEYLLENADRYNYYYRAYKEDGSLDEAETSKVFVGEYASTDKNTLAGAIAEAAIMSSFENNSDVIRLAATAPLFNKVLTDGTYRWTPDCIWFDDETVWYTPNYYVQQLYAKYLGTKVVGTSFSTYRNGEKVDLIPHGGIEVAAGKSSVVVKRVKVTSNTDGSVMLEQDFTQPLHEAWKVIPGSAGYTIDPSKGLVLKAQNSGLNGLYILNDAWTNYKVEVVLEKASGEDGFYVGAGLTDISPENKDVIEYAIGYNGDATGVKVYKQGIEAYTLGDYSSSTAAGNLRASCYEELADHTEYTITVNYGGADGKHLICSYTDGKATSKVLDYKLEAYNRELYNSVTKDDKHLYVKLVNADRVDKATKLDLKGLNVATTGKWITLTGDASLVHTPNVNRKNDEKVTPVETEIRFDKDTAIVNLAAHSVNVIVLDLI, encoded by the coding sequence ATGAACAATGACAACAGTAATAAATCTATTAATGGTAATTTGATAGCGCATTATAAGTTTGATAACCCCGATCATGTGGGTCAAGATTACTCGGGGAATGGGAACGATGGAACCACTTCAGGGACTAAGCTGCCATCCATACAGACTGTAGCGGGTAGAAGTGCTGTTTCACTAGCGGGTGGAGAACATGGCACATCCTATATTTCTTTGCCAGATGATCTGCTTAAAGAGGTCAGCGACCAAACTGGTCTTACTGTCTCGACTTGGATGCATGTAAGTACTGGCGGGAGTTTATGGGAAAGACTGTTCGATTTCGGCAAAGGCGAGACAGGACCCTATATTTTTTTAACGCGTAATTTCCGGGGGACTTGTTTTGCGGGGGAAGATTTAGTCGCAGATCCTGGTAAATCCTTTGCTGCTGGTGAATGGGTGCACGTTGCCTTTGCGGTCACAGGAACAAAAGGTGGAACACTAAGCAGTGCAGGACCTGTGATGTATGTCAATGGTGAGATCGTTGCGGATGGAATGATAAGTCAGACTTCTAGCGGTACATATGCTAAGCTACGCACGTGGTTTGCTACATTTGAGGATCAAGTGAATTATAGTAACAATACGATCGGCAAGTCCCAGTACGCTGCAGATGTAGATTTTGGCGGCTCTCTTTCGGACTTCCGTGTATATAAAGCGGGATTAACGCAGGACGAAGTGATTGCGATTATGTGCGAGTCTTTGACAGATGAAGAGATCGTTAAGCTCGCAAAAGATAAATATTTAACCTTCACTAGTTCAATCATCACCAAAGATATCGAATTACCAGCTTCGCTCATGGGTGGAAAAGTTGACGTGTCCTGGGTATCCAGTGACTCAGCAATTATTTCTAATGCGGGAGTTGTGAATAAAACCGTCCATTCTGCTAAAGGTGTAACGCTTACAGCAGTTTTGAAAAAAGGTGACAGTACAGTAGAGAAGAGCTTCACCGTATCTGTGCTCCCAGAAGGTTTGCCACCCTACACCTTAACGATCGACGGAAACCATGAGATTTTGGATGTTAGCGAAGTTTTATATGGCCTTTTCTATGAGGATATTAATAATGCGGCAGATGGTGGAATTTATGCAGAGCTAGTGCAGAATCGTTCCTTTGAGTCGTTTGCTTTTGACAGCTATTCGCATGTATGTGGTGTGCACGGGACTTCAACAGGAAGAAATTATACACCTCTTCATGCATGGTCCGGTGACACGGACAAAATGACGGTTCATCATACAGGCGGCTTGAACGATTTCTTTGGAATCGAAGATAAAGATATGAATGCGCATTATGTGACAGTGGCAGATGGCGCGACGATCAATAACAGAGGCTTTGCGGATTCCAATCAGCACTGCTCAATGTTTATTAAGAAGGATGCTAAGTATAACTTCACGATTTGGGCGAAGGCTGAGGCAGCGGGAACAATCACCCTGCAATTGCTCGACAAAGATGGTAAAGCCATTAGCGATACAACGGTAGTTGAGTTGTACGGTGACGGTAACTGGAAGAAGTATGGTGTAGAGTCTAAGCTAGTATTAACAGGATCTGAAACTGTACTCGGTCAGCTGGCGTTAACCTTTAACGGTGAGATTTCCATTGATATGGTCTCCTTAATGCCGGAAGATGTTTGGGGCGCTGGGGAAGAAGAACGCTCTGCTACAGCTCATGCTAACTATAAAGGAAATTCCAACTATAGATTGCGAAAAGACTTAGTGAATGCACTCGTCGATCTTCATCCTACATTCTTGCGTTTCCCGGGGGGCTGTATTTCTGAAGGCTCTCACATTTGGGAGAATGTGTACGATTGGAAAGAGTCCGTCAACGATATCGAACTTCGCAAAGAGAACTATAATGTATGGGGCTACATGATGACCATGGGTCTTGGATATATGGAGTATTTTCAATTAGCCGAAGATTTGAATGCAACACCACTTCCGGTTATGGCCTGCGGCGTACTCTGTCAAGCTCGTTCGGATTATGCGAATCCAGCTGGCGGTGCGTTAAGAGATTATTATGTGAAGAACTTTACGGATCTGATTGATTTCGCGATTAGCATGGATTTTGACAATAACGAGTGGGCCGCTTTGCGTAAAAAGATGGGCCATGAAGCAGCGTTTGACCTGCGTTACTTGGGTGTGGGGAATGAAAACTGGGGCACAGAGTTTTTTGCCAACTTCGAGTATTTTAAAACAACGATTGATGAATATATGGTGAAAAACTACCCTGATCATGAACTGACCATTCTTTCTACGGTTGGAGCACAAGCAGATGATGATGCCTATCAACAAGGCTGGAAATTCCTAAGCGGAAATCTACAGGGCTCGGAACAGATCAGCTTCACGGATGGAACATCGAGTATTGAAGAGACGGTTACCTGGTATGAGAAACAAAAAAACTACATGGATACGATTGCGGACGAGCATTACTACCGTTCCAACGAGTATTTGTTAGAGAATGCGGATCGCTACAATTACTATTACAGAGCTTATAAAGAAGATGGCAGCTTGGACGAGGCTGAAACTTCGAAGGTTTTTGTGGGTGAATATGCTTCGACAGATAAAAATACTTTGGCAGGAGCGATTGCTGAAGCAGCGATTATGTCCAGCTTCGAGAATAACTCTGATGTGATTAGACTAGCTGCAACGGCACCTTTGTTCAATAAGGTATTAACAGATGGCACCTACAGATGGACACCAGATTGTATTTGGTTTGATGATGAAACTGTATGGTACACGCCGAACTACTATGTTCAACAGCTGTACGCTAAATATCTCGGCACCAAAGTGGTTGGCACATCGTTCTCGACATATCGCAACGGGGAAAAGGTAGACCTCATTCCTCACGGAGGAATTGAAGTGGCTGCCGGGAAATCATCTGTAGTTGTGAAGCGGGTGAAGGTTACTTCGAATACGGATGGCAGCGTTATGTTAGAGCAAGATTTTACACAGCCGCTGCATGAAGCTTGGAAAGTCATTCCTGGTTCTGCCGGATATACGATTGATCCTTCCAAAGGTCTAGTCTTGAAGGCACAGAACAGCGGGCTGAATGGATTGTATATTCTCAATGACGCGTGGACTAATTATAAAGTAGAGGTCGTTCTTGAAAAAGCTTCCGGCGAAGATGGCTTCTATGTAGGTGCAGGTCTGACAGACATTTCACCGGAAAATAAAGATGTTATCGAATATGCGATTGGCTATAATGGCGATGCCACAGGAGTCAAGGTGTACAAGCAAGGGATTGAGGCTTATACACTCGGCGATTATTCCTCTAGTACAGCAGCGGGTAACCTTAGAGCTAGTTGCTATGAAGAGCTAGCGGATCATACGGAATATACCATCACTGTTAATTATGGTGGAGCAGATGGCAAGCATTTGATTTGCTCTTACACAGATGGCAAGGCAACAAGCAAAGTGCTTGATTATAAGCTCGAAGCGTATAACAGAGAATTATACAATTCCGTTACTAAAGATGATAAGCATCTCTATGTGAAGCTTGTGAATGCGGATCGTGTAGATAAAGCAACGAAGCTTGATCTGAAAGGCTTAAACGTAGCTACTACCGGTAAATGGATTACTTTAACGGGCGATGCTTCGCTAGTTCACACACCTAATGTGAACAGAAAAAATGATGAGAAGGTTACTCCAGTTGAAACGGAAATCAGGTTTGATAAAGACACTGCAATTGTAAATCTAGCTGCCCATTCTGTGAACGTGATTGTTCTGGATCTTATTTAA